One Engystomops pustulosus chromosome 7, aEngPut4.maternal, whole genome shotgun sequence DNA window includes the following coding sequences:
- the LOC140069502 gene encoding uncharacterized protein: MDGAPNPSKKSTTDVGSQGSSQTQTGQSGKQSQDSGYQKDAGQTTSSRQSRGGQDQSSGGWTGSKQDQSSSQTSGGYQQGQDQSGSQQSGGQDQSGSQTSGGYQRGRDQSGSQQSGGQDQSGSQQSGGYQRGRDQSGSQQSGGQDQSSGGYQSGQDQSSGKQSGGCQLGQGQSSGQSQGSSSGGQSQTGGQQNQGSGQQTSTSQQGGQSQDQGRDSSYYLRQGKDK; encoded by the coding sequence AGCACCACAGATGTAGGAAGCCAAGGAAGCAGCCAAACCCAGACCGGTCAAAGCGGCAAACAAAGCCAAGACAGCGGATACCAAAAGGATGCTGGTCAAACCACCAGCAGCCGTCAGTCACGCGGTGGACAAGATCAGAGCAGCGGTGGCTGGACAGGATCAAAGCAGGACCAAAGCAGTAGCCAGACAAGTGGTGGATACCAACAAGGCCAGGATCAAAGTGGTAGCCAGCAGAGTGGAGGACAGGACCAGAGCGGTAGCCAGACGAGTGGTGGATACCAACGAGGCAGGGATCAAAGCGGTAGCCAGCAGAGTGGAGGACAGGACCAGAGCGGTAGCCAGCAGAGTGGTGGATACCAACGAGGCAGGGATCAAAGCGGTAGCCAGCAGAGTGGAGGACAGGACCAGAGCAGTGGTGGATACCAAAGTGGCCAGGATCAGAGCAGTGGCAAGCAGAGCGGTGGATGCCAGCTAGGGCAAGGTCAGAGCAGTGGACAGAGCCAAGGAAGCAGCAGTGGGGGACAAAGCCAGACTGGGGGACAACAGAATCAGGGTTCTGGCCAACAAACCTCTACAAGCCAACAAGGAGGTCAGAGCCAGGACCAAGGGCGTGATTCTTCTTACTACCTTAGACAAGGAAAAGATAAGTAA